A genome region from Acidobacteriota bacterium includes the following:
- the tmk gene encoding dTMP kinase has protein sequence MISYIAFEGIEGAGKSTVMAAVEEVLHDRGVPVTTVREPGATRVGEQIREILLDLGSTIDPWAEAMLFAAARAHLVRDIVQPALDRGEIVLSDRSVFSSLAYQGGGRDLGIEQVRMVNAAALGGIWPDRVILLRVDPTTGIDRQEVVDRIGAEGIEFQARVANAFDTLVAADPERFAVIDASEPIASVVQAAIKEVERWLWTPS, from the coding sequence ATGATCTCGTATATTGCGTTCGAAGGTATTGAAGGGGCGGGGAAGTCGACGGTCATGGCTGCTGTCGAGGAGGTCCTGCACGACAGGGGTGTCCCAGTTACGACCGTTCGGGAACCCGGGGCGACTCGTGTTGGGGAGCAGATACGAGAGATCTTGCTGGACCTCGGTTCAACGATTGACCCGTGGGCTGAGGCAATGCTGTTTGCCGCTGCGAGGGCACATCTGGTTCGCGACATCGTTCAACCCGCCCTCGATCGCGGAGAAATTGTGCTTTCTGATCGCAGTGTTTTCTCAAGCCTTGCATACCAAGGCGGGGGTCGCGATTTGGGCATCGAACAAGTCCGCATGGTCAACGCCGCCGCTCTCGGGGGGATCTGGCCCGATCGGGTGATTCTGCTCAGAGTTGATCCAACCACCGGCATCGACCGTCAAGAGGTAGTTGACCGCATCGGCGCCGAGGGAATCGAGTTTCAGGCACGTGTCGCCAACGCGTTCGACACGCTGGTTGCCGCAGATCCAGAGCGATTCGCGGTGATCGATGCCTCGGAGCCGATTGCTAGTGTCGTTCAGGCAGCAATCAAGGAAGTTGAGCGGTGGTTATGGACCCCTTCGTAG
- a CDS encoding MFS transporter: protein MTDPQSSASTGLSLRRGQFARFFWAAVIGSTGDWITIFATLTIAKGYGGEAGIVFAILARVLPGLLIGPIVGALTDRMDRRRLIVIADWGRGLLVPLLAISPNLRTILFVTFFMEILSLAGQSPRAAVLPRLVKKSNIVAANSLMMGAAYGTIPLGAAFNWVLAGFPSMSLGGLVPEVNRVVALAFTFDALTFFVSGAIIASFPAIRAKASNGETAADSSTFADIREGLRFIWRDRSVLRVIVGMTAALFGGGFVIVIGQTFVETSLEAGDSGFFAVVTLLGVGAGFGFYIVSLFERLLAQREAVFTVAVVVTGVGLGAAAFTQTVAGAGAWMLVMGFGAGAAYVMGLTHLHEDVEDELRGRVFATLFLLIRLGLFVSMSIAPVLLKYLRTARVSWLFEDAARSVLLLGAILIGVTGATGLRAVRSQLHWPQFDTSTRATLAEVRRVLHQRGIERPPAVDDHDDDDRDHDPT from the coding sequence ATGACGGACCCACAATCTTCGGCTTCGACTGGTCTATCGCTACGGCGGGGACAATTTGCACGATTCTTTTGGGCTGCCGTAATCGGCAGCACCGGCGACTGGATAACGATATTTGCGACTCTCACTATCGCAAAGGGATACGGTGGCGAAGCAGGCATCGTGTTCGCAATCCTGGCCCGGGTTCTCCCCGGCCTCCTCATAGGTCCGATTGTGGGGGCGTTGACCGACAGAATGGACAGGCGCCGTTTGATTGTCATCGCGGACTGGGGTAGGGGCTTGCTCGTTCCCCTTCTTGCGATTTCACCAAATCTGCGGACAATCCTTTTTGTCACTTTTTTCATGGAGATTCTGAGCCTGGCCGGCCAGTCTCCCCGGGCTGCCGTCCTCCCACGCCTCGTCAAGAAATCGAACATCGTCGCGGCAAACTCCTTGATGATGGGAGCCGCCTACGGGACCATTCCGCTTGGCGCCGCCTTCAATTGGGTGCTCGCCGGATTCCCATCGATGTCGCTCGGTGGCCTCGTGCCGGAGGTGAACCGGGTCGTCGCGTTGGCCTTCACCTTCGACGCGTTGACCTTCTTCGTGTCTGGTGCGATCATCGCGTCGTTTCCTGCCATACGGGCCAAAGCATCAAATGGCGAAACCGCTGCCGATTCGTCCACGTTCGCTGACATTCGCGAGGGGCTTCGGTTCATCTGGCGCGACCGCTCGGTGTTGCGGGTGATCGTCGGCATGACGGCCGCGCTCTTTGGTGGCGGTTTTGTCATCGTTATCGGCCAAACCTTCGTGGAGACGAGTTTGGAGGCGGGAGACTCGGGGTTCTTCGCGGTGGTCACGCTCCTTGGTGTTGGCGCCGGCTTCGGGTTTTATATCGTCTCGCTGTTCGAGCGTCTGCTCGCGCAGCGCGAAGCCGTGTTCACCGTCGCGGTTGTCGTGACCGGTGTCGGTCTCGGTGCGGCCGCATTCACTCAGACGGTCGCAGGCGCCGGGGCCTGGATGTTGGTGATGGGGTTTGGCGCCGGGGCCGCATACGTCATGGGCCTCACTCACCTGCACGAAGACGTCGAGGATGAATTGCGCGGGCGTGTCTTCGCAACGCTTTTCTTGTTGATCCGTCTCGGACTGTTCGTGTCGATGTCGATCGCACCCGTGCTGCTCAAGTATCTGAGGACGGCGCGGGTTTCCTGGCTTTTCGAGGACGCCGCCCGATCGGTCCTGTTGCTCGGCGCGATCCTGATAGGTGTCACTGGCGCGACAGGTCTGCGGGCGGTTCGATCACAACTTCACTGGCCGCAGTTCGACACGAGTACGCGGGCAACTCTCGCCGAGGTACGGCGTGTATTGCACCAGCGTGGGATCGAACGCCCTCCCGCCGTAGATGACCATGATGACGACGACCGTGACCACGATCCCACATGA
- a CDS encoding zf-HC2 domain-containing protein has product MIQGCDHATEYIYHYLDNEITWTRQQRIRWHLRRCRDCSGAFEFEMNLKASIRRAARTDVPPELIDRLQTLIQQEEQHGF; this is encoded by the coding sequence ATGATACAAGGGTGCGACCACGCCACCGAGTACATATATCACTATCTCGACAACGAGATCACCTGGACGCGCCAGCAGCGCATCCGGTGGCACCTGCGTAGATGTCGGGACTGTTCTGGCGCGTTCGAGTTCGAGATGAACTTAAAAGCTTCGATCAGGCGTGCCGCGCGTACAGATGTTCCTCCGGAACTTATTGACCGCCTTCAGACGTTAATACAACAAGAAGAGCAACACGGCTTTTAG
- a CDS encoding zinc-dependent metalloprotease has protein sequence MASAETDFTHRIANRFAGSYALAGTYHEHRYAEQAPRFVARAAELVTAETGLVTAGEPTVEVVSRSRWVDVNIAAFEKLMEPVAARLLKRDTQRSSGRGDKRGLSGKSGQLIGAEIGALLGLVSRRVLGQYELVLPTADGSYGDTVMFVGANVLAMERAHEFNPKDFRFWVALHECTHRAQFLGVPWLRDYFFSLVEDLTAHTEPSGSQLQRVLQTVRQASEQGNPVLDDTGVIGLFASDEQRTTIDRVQALMCLLEGHGHIVMDRIAARTIVSQARMSKVLASRRANPRVAAFLRFIGIEMKLKQYSLGASFISHVEDTAGWDYLNVAFESPEALPTLNEINDPALWLSRTG, from the coding sequence ATGGCAAGCGCGGAAACAGACTTCACTCATCGGATTGCGAACCGGTTCGCCGGCTCTTACGCGCTTGCCGGCACCTACCACGAGCACCGTTACGCCGAGCAGGCCCCCCGGTTCGTGGCGCGTGCGGCCGAACTTGTGACAGCCGAGACCGGTCTCGTCACTGCCGGCGAACCAACCGTTGAGGTCGTTTCGCGCTCGCGATGGGTCGACGTGAACATCGCAGCTTTTGAGAAGTTAATGGAGCCAGTCGCCGCCCGACTGCTGAAGAGAGATACCCAGCGTTCTTCCGGACGAGGCGACAAACGCGGGCTATCTGGGAAGTCTGGTCAGTTGATCGGGGCGGAGATTGGAGCGTTGCTCGGTCTGGTTTCTCGTCGGGTGCTCGGTCAGTACGAGCTTGTTCTGCCGACTGCCGACGGAAGTTACGGCGACACGGTGATGTTTGTTGGTGCGAACGTTCTGGCGATGGAGCGGGCTCACGAGTTCAATCCGAAGGACTTTCGGTTTTGGGTCGCGCTCCACGAGTGCACTCACAGGGCCCAGTTTCTCGGCGTCCCGTGGCTGCGCGACTACTTCTTTTCCCTCGTCGAAGACCTCACCGCGCATACAGAGCCGTCGGGGTCGCAGCTCCAACGTGTTCTGCAGACGGTGCGCCAGGCCTCAGAACAGGGGAACCCGGTACTCGACGACACCGGCGTGATCGGCTTGTTCGCATCCGACGAGCAGCGGACAACTATCGATCGAGTGCAAGCGCTGATGTGCCTCCTCGAAGGTCACGGCCATATCGTCATGGACCGCATTGCGGCGCGGACGATCGTAAGCCAGGCGCGGATGTCCAAGGTTCTCGCCAGCCGACGCGCCAATCCACGGGTCGCGGCATTTCTTCGATTCATTGGTATCGAGATGAAACTGAAACAGTATTCGCTCGGGGCCTCTTTCATCAGTCACGTTGAGGACACGGCGGGTTGGGACTACCTCAACGTGGCGTTCGAATCGCCCGAGGCGCTGCCGACTCTCAACGAGATCAACGACCCGGCTTTATGGTTGTCTCGGACCGGGTAG
- a CDS encoding 1-acyl-sn-glycerol-3-phosphate acyltransferase, whose translation MRTWFGGETSTAVLRRPVGLLARLACDLVVVGTEHIPMSGPVVFAPNHSSLIDPPFVSLAVLRYTHYLALDELFGHSRVFDAVTKHFGTIPMSRTFPPLGAMKAALAVLDEGGAMTIFPEGRRADRWGQSVTKRGAAWLAFATGAPVVPVALEGTAGALSLAQSKFRRISVRVTVLEPIDPLAFLSFESPTRAIMNEWEDAMSMVLGDRETHRAMGKDGQGEL comes from the coding sequence ATGAGAACCTGGTTCGGTGGGGAGACATCTACCGCGGTGTTGCGGCGCCCTGTTGGGTTGCTCGCTCGTCTGGCTTGCGACCTCGTCGTGGTCGGAACCGAGCACATACCGATGTCTGGGCCGGTTGTGTTCGCACCCAATCATTCGTCTCTGATCGATCCGCCCTTCGTGAGCCTTGCAGTTCTTCGGTACACGCACTACCTCGCACTCGACGAATTGTTTGGCCATTCGCGGGTGTTCGATGCCGTCACGAAGCACTTCGGCACCATTCCTATGTCTCGCACCTTTCCGCCGTTGGGGGCGATGAAGGCTGCCCTGGCAGTTCTCGATGAGGGCGGAGCGATGACGATTTTTCCCGAAGGTCGACGCGCGGACCGGTGGGGACAGTCTGTCACAAAGCGCGGTGCCGCGTGGCTCGCATTCGCAACGGGCGCACCGGTCGTGCCGGTCGCTCTTGAGGGGACGGCAGGGGCGCTCTCATTGGCGCAGTCAAAGTTCCGTCGAATATCAGTGCGGGTTACGGTTCTTGAACCTATCGATCCGTTGGCGTTTCTTTCTTTCGAATCGCCAACTCGCGCGATAATGAACGAGTGGGAGGATGCGATGTCAATGGTTTTGGGCGATCGAGAAACGCACCGAGCGATGGGCAAAGACGGGCAAGGGGAATTGTGA
- the tilS gene encoding tRNA lysidine(34) synthetase TilS, producing MVVSDRVDRLSRLVDDALSGLDNPSVLVGWSGGVDSTALLLAAASAGTVQAVHIHHGQDHSDDAKDHVRRVSAQLGVPLVVVRVSLDPGPGFEERARDARLQALADLCGEQSVVLLGHHRGDVVETVLHNLFRGTGPLGFSGPRPIRLPFVRPFLGESREALRAAVEEAGVDVFEDPTNRDTQATRNWIRHTILPAVTERMPQAADSIAHFAGIVGADETLLRESVPDVVRTFHGAISIPIAVAATLPPPVATRLVRQMLLQARPPDHAPRRDVNQVLEVVHGRMVHAQLTGGLIVEREAALAVVYDPDDVAVPSPAIVSVPGTVVFGTHRVTVNTTGVDLPLIGRNRALVRVTPDAPVEIRVSDVGERVAIEGGSKLVRDALAEVGVPSRLRSTWPVAVLHGKIAWIAGTRVAAWARPSGSNPDALVFSVERADR from the coding sequence ATGGTTGTCTCGGACCGGGTAGACCGTCTTTCTCGGCTGGTCGATGATGCTCTTAGTGGGTTAGACAATCCCTCCGTTCTAGTCGGATGGAGCGGTGGTGTTGATTCAACCGCGTTGCTCCTCGCCGCCGCGAGCGCAGGTACGGTGCAAGCGGTTCACATCCACCATGGGCAAGATCACTCCGACGACGCCAAGGACCATGTGCGAAGGGTTTCTGCGCAGTTGGGTGTACCGCTCGTTGTGGTGCGTGTGAGCCTTGATCCGGGGCCAGGATTCGAGGAACGGGCTCGCGACGCGCGGTTGCAGGCGTTAGCCGATCTTTGCGGTGAACAGAGCGTTGTGCTGCTAGGCCATCATCGTGGCGACGTCGTTGAAACGGTGCTTCACAACCTCTTTCGCGGAACCGGTCCTCTTGGTTTCTCCGGCCCACGACCGATCCGTCTCCCCTTTGTCCGACCGTTTCTTGGCGAGTCGCGTGAGGCGTTGCGTGCGGCGGTGGAGGAAGCAGGTGTCGACGTGTTTGAGGATCCAACCAACCGCGATACCCAAGCAACTCGGAACTGGATCCGACACACGATCCTCCCGGCGGTAACGGAACGCATGCCGCAGGCCGCCGATTCGATAGCGCACTTTGCCGGCATCGTTGGCGCGGACGAGACCCTGCTGCGGGAATCGGTTCCAGATGTTGTGCGGACCTTCCACGGCGCTATCTCGATCCCGATTGCCGTCGCCGCCACCCTGCCACCTCCTGTCGCGACGCGGTTGGTCCGTCAGATGTTGTTACAAGCAAGACCGCCGGACCACGCCCCGCGGCGTGACGTCAATCAGGTGCTCGAAGTTGTCCACGGGCGGATGGTTCACGCCCAACTCACCGGCGGGCTCATCGTGGAACGAGAGGCAGCGCTAGCGGTGGTGTATGACCCAGATGACGTTGCGGTCCCTTCCCCGGCAATTGTCTCTGTCCCGGGAACCGTCGTGTTCGGCACCCACCGGGTCACTGTCAATACAACCGGCGTTGATCTTCCACTGATCGGCCGAAACAGGGCGCTGGTGCGGGTGACTCCCGATGCCCCGGTCGAGATTCGGGTGTCTGATGTGGGTGAACGAGTTGCGATCGAGGGTGGGTCGAAGCTTGTTCGAGATGCCCTTGCCGAGGTGGGTGTGCCGTCGCGCCTCCGATCGACTTGGCCTGTTGCTGTGTTGCATGGCAAGATCGCATGGATCGCGGGGACTCGTGTCGCCGCGTGGGCTCGGCCGTCGGGGTCGAACCCAGATGCGCTTGTGTTCTCTGTTGAAAGGGCTGACCGGTGA
- a CDS encoding TIGR01777 family protein produces the protein MVKVVVTGSSGLIGSALCTALVERGDTVTRMVRSESAGGQSVWRPTEGMIDDEVIAAADVVVHLAGAGIGDKRWTSSRKAAVLRSRTEGTRLIASSALRAENPPFLVCASAIGFYGERGEEVLTEASDQGDDGEFLVQVVTQWEAAAEAAVLQGVSVAHLRSGIVMAKAGGALKKMLIPFRFGLGGKFGTGKQWWPWVSLHDEVRAILFIIDNRLTGSFNIVAPQEIRQKEFAKTLGSVLRRPTLFPLPRFVARTLLGREMADSLLFASQRVHPHRLLAHGFEFEDEDLAGALRRELSGRPTT, from the coding sequence ATTGTGAAAGTTGTTGTCACTGGGTCGAGCGGTCTCATCGGATCAGCACTCTGCACTGCACTTGTTGAGCGCGGCGACACCGTCACACGAATGGTTCGTTCTGAAAGTGCGGGGGGCCAGTCTGTGTGGCGACCGACTGAAGGCATGATTGATGACGAAGTCATCGCTGCCGCTGACGTCGTCGTGCACCTTGCAGGTGCAGGAATCGGCGACAAACGCTGGACCTCCTCCAGAAAAGCAGCCGTGTTGAGGTCGCGAACGGAGGGCACCAGGCTGATCGCTTCCTCGGCTCTCAGAGCTGAGAATCCTCCGTTCCTCGTCTGCGCCTCAGCGATCGGCTTCTACGGGGAGAGGGGGGAGGAGGTTCTCACCGAGGCAAGCGATCAGGGTGACGATGGCGAGTTCCTTGTGCAGGTCGTGACCCAGTGGGAGGCTGCCGCCGAAGCCGCGGTTCTCCAGGGTGTGTCCGTGGCGCATCTGCGAAGCGGGATTGTTATGGCGAAGGCTGGTGGGGCGCTCAAAAAGATGCTGATCCCGTTTCGATTCGGCTTGGGTGGGAAGTTCGGCACGGGGAAACAGTGGTGGCCATGGGTCAGTCTTCATGATGAGGTCAGAGCCATCCTTTTCATCATCGACAACAGGCTCACCGGCTCGTTCAATATCGTCGCGCCGCAGGAGATTCGGCAGAAGGAGTTTGCAAAGACACTTGGATCGGTGCTTCGCCGACCGACTTTGTTTCCGCTTCCACGGTTCGTTGCCAGGACTCTGCTTGGCCGTGAAATGGCAGACTCGCTGCTCTTCGCATCGCAGCGTGTCCATCCGCACCGGCTTTTAGCCCATGGCTTTGAGTTCGAAGATGAGGATCTCGCCGGGGCCTTGCGCCGCGAGCTCAGCGGCCGGCCGACCACCTGA
- a CDS encoding sigma-70 family RNA polymerase sigma factor: protein MADKSTFEKQAMPYAGQLYSAALRMTRNPSDAEDVVQETYLKAYRAFGSFEDGTNLKAWLYRILTNTYINRYRKKQRRPNEVELGELQDLYLYRRMGEPSGASVSAEEDALAGFVDSDIIDALESLPENFRMPVLMADVEGFSYKEIAGMLDVPIGTVMSRLHRGRKALQKKLWHIAEARGLTGSTS from the coding sequence GTGGCAGATAAGTCGACATTCGAAAAGCAGGCAATGCCTTACGCCGGTCAGCTCTATTCAGCTGCTCTGAGGATGACCCGAAACCCTTCCGACGCCGAAGACGTCGTACAGGAGACCTACCTCAAGGCGTACCGAGCCTTCGGGTCCTTCGAGGACGGGACCAATCTCAAGGCGTGGCTATATCGCATTCTCACCAACACCTACATAAATCGGTACCGAAAAAAACAGCGTCGGCCGAACGAGGTTGAACTGGGGGAGCTGCAGGACTTGTACCTGTATCGTCGCATGGGTGAACCGAGCGGGGCATCGGTCAGCGCCGAGGAAGACGCCCTGGCGGGTTTCGTGGATTCGGACATCATCGATGCGCTTGAATCGCTTCCCGAAAACTTTCGGATGCCTGTTCTGATGGCGGATGTCGAGGGGTTTTCTTACAAAGAAATCGCCGGAATGCTCGACGTTCCCATAGGGACGGTGATGTCGCGGCTGCATCGGGGAAGAAAAGCGCTGCAAAAGAAGTTATGGCATATTGCAGAAGCCCGTGGCCTAACAGGATCGACTTCATGA